One Candidatus Neomarinimicrobiota bacterium genomic window carries:
- a CDS encoding methyltransferase domain-containing protein, with protein MNCCSSNDPTGEFFDKESKKFEKKYRKKGLEKITKSLVDGIEELGIKGMTVLEVGAGIGGAHRELLRRGASKAFATELSKEMINRASNFTDSEGFKDKVEYHLGDIVEMNGEIPEVDITMHDKVICCYENVDALIDKTLSKTKSIYAFVMPRDRFLTEFGFNVFILVSKLLRWDFRPFIHPLQPILDKLQKAGYKLQSEARTIIWHARVFRKEPA; from the coding sequence ATGAATTGTTGTAGCAGCAATGATCCGACCGGAGAATTCTTTGATAAAGAATCGAAGAAATTCGAGAAAAAATATCGTAAGAAGGGACTCGAAAAGATCACTAAATCCCTTGTTGACGGAATTGAAGAATTAGGAATTAAAGGCATGACCGTTCTCGAAGTGGGCGCGGGCATCGGAGGCGCACACAGAGAACTTCTCCGACGGGGCGCTTCAAAAGCATTCGCCACCGAACTATCTAAAGAGATGATAAATAGAGCAAGTAATTTTACCGATTCCGAGGGATTCAAAGACAAAGTAGAATATCATCTCGGGGATATCGTGGAGATGAACGGAGAAATCCCCGAAGTTGATATTACCATGCATGACAAAGTAATTTGCTGTTATGAGAATGTTGATGCGCTTATCGACAAGACACTCTCAAAGACAAAGAGTATTTATGCCTTTGTAATGCCGCGTGACAGATTTCTGACTGAATTCGGATTTAATGTTTTTATCTTAGTTTCAAAACTTTTACGTTGGGATTTCCGTCCATTTATCCATCCTTTACAACCTATACTGGATAAATTGCAGAAAGCAGGATACAAACTACAATCTGAAGCCCGGACCATTATATGGCATGCAAGGGTTTTCCGGAAAGAACCGGCATAG